GCTGCGTAGCCTGCAGTGCCTTGTCTATGAGAAATGAGCAACCACACAAGGCGTCAAGGCCATGGGACATACACTGCGATGGTTTTATCATGGGAGAAGGTGCTGGAATCTTGGTATTTCACTACATCTTTATACTAAGTTACAACATTAATTAatagtagtatatatatatatgtccaaATTGGAATAATTAATCAGATAATGGAGAGCATGGAGCACGCGATGAAAAGAGGGGCGAGGGTTTATGTAGAGTATTTGGGAGGTGCAGCTACCTGTGATGCTCATCACATCACGGATCCACACCCGGATGGGCTCGGCGTTGCGTCTTGCATGATCAAGAGCTTGAAAGATGCAGGAGTGGCTGCTGAAGAGGTTAACTATGTAAATGCTCATGCGACGTCAACCCGTGCTGGGGATCTGCCTGAGCTTAAAGCTATCAAGAAAGTCTTCAACAACACCTCTGAGTTGAAGATAAATGCCACCAAGGTCAAACTAACATTTATATTTACATTAAggctattaattaataatatggtAAGTACTGCATTTTTTGTGAAACCTGAAAACACTGCACTTAAGAAAAATGTAATTTTCACCTCGAAATTCAGGCGATACATTCATCCAGCAAGGTGATGCATTTATAATAGATCTCCGCAGTCAAATGACTAAAAATGGTTCTCCATTAATTCTCACAATAATAAGGATTCTCATTAAACCTTTTTCGGCCTGAGCTTAAAGCTATCAAGAAAGTCTTCAACAACACCTCTGAGTTGAAGATCAATGCCACCAAGGTCAAACTAACATTTATATTTACATTAAggctattaattaataatatggtAAGTACTGCATTCTTTGTGAAACCTGAAAACACTGCACTTAAGAAAAATGTAATTTTCACCTTGAAATTCAGGCGATACATTCATCCAGCAAGGTGATGCATTTATAATAGATCTCCACAGTCAAATGACTAAAAATGGTTCTCCATTAATTCTCACAATAATAAGGATTCTCATTAAACCTTTTTCGGCCTGAGCTTAAAGCTATCAAGAAAGTCTTCAACAACACCTCTGAGTTGAAGATCAATGCCACCAAGGTCAAACTAACATTTATATTTACATTAAggctattaattaataatatggtAAGTACTGCATTCTTTGTGAAACCTGAAAACACTGCACTTAAGAAAAATGTAATTTTCACCTCGAAATTCAGACGATCAAAGCAATCAATACTGGTTGGTTACATCCTACACTCAACCAAGATGTAAGCTTTTCTGCTAGTCATGTCATTAATTGTTTCCTAATTCAAAGTCATGTTAACTTATTAAACTTATGTGTAGGAGTTGAGTCATGTCAATAATTGTTTCCTAATTCAAAGTCATGTTAAGTAATTAAACTTATGTGTAGGAGTTGGAAGCTGAAGTGACCATCGACACTGTCCCAAATGTAAAGAAGCAGCATCAAGTGAATGTTGGTATGGAATGCTCAAACtattttgaatcaaaatatAGTTGTGTGGATGTGATGCTTATGATTCAGTGTCTAATTATATTGCAGCCATATCCAACTCATTTGGGTTTGGAGGCCATAATTCAGTTGTTGTCTTGGCACCCTTCAGCCTTTGAGAAGTTTCACTCGAAATCTAGTCCCACTATAGTGTTGGACTGATGTTAAAACATTTCCATGAAGCATATATGCAAATTCTAAATAACAAAAGTgacattttttttctataatctTTTTAACATTATACTTACTTTTATTCTTGTGAAAACAAATTACTTCGGCTGAGATTAATCAAGAACAAATCTAATAGCTGCAATTGAAGATACAAAACCAGAAACAACAACAGAgaattacgtggttcgattCTTGCGAATCTATATCCACGGAGGGTCAATCGATCGTTTATTGATTATGAAGAACAACGCTAAGATACAAGAAACACTCAAGAAATCAAAACTGAAAAACTCTCCAAGAAACTCTCTTGTTTTTCAATCTCTCTCGAATTTTCCCTCTTGATCTTAAAACTATCTCTCTCTTGCTCAGATGTTACATTACATAGAAAGTAAAGTAAAAACCCTATCTATAAAGCTAACAAACTAAACAGCACGCAGCAGAGCTCAAAAGTTCTAACGGCTCTTTTCCAACTAACTAGAGCAGTTGGTTAGAACTTTTCCTGAACTAATAAAAGCGTAAATGCGACTTTCAAATTCTATTGTCAATAttaacaatctccaccttgacaTAGAATTCAAATCAATGAAACAATCATACGACTTCCCCTCAATCCAGCTCCATCACAGAGCTTCCCCACCAATGATCAACAGTTCACCACAGACACCAAATCAAGGCAGTGTCTAAGCTTTGCAACAGGTAATGACTTTGTCAACATGTCTGCGGCGTTTTCTTCTGTAGATACCTTCACCACTTTAACAGCTCCCTTGTTCACTTCATCTCTTACAAAATGAAGTCTCACATCTATATGTTTCGAGCGTTCATGAAATACTTGATGTTTCACCAAGTGTATGGCGCTCTGATTGTCACACTTTATTTCAACTGAATCTTGATTTATTCCCAGTTCAGAGATAATCCCTTTTAGCCATTTTGCTTCCTTCACAACTTCAGTCATAGCCATGTATTCTGCCTCGGTGGTGGACAAAGCTACCACAGACTGTAGTGTAGACTTCCAACTGATTGTTGTTCCATAAAGTGTGAAAACATAGCCCGTTTGTGACTTCTTGGAATCCAGATTGGCTGCATAATCAGCATTTACATACCCCATCAACGGATCTCCTTGGAAATCATCATTCCTTTTGAACATAATTCCCATATTCATAGCTCCCTTCATATATCTGAGTATCCACTTAAGAGCATCCCAGTGATATCTCCCTGGATCAGACATGTACCTGCTTGCAACACTTATAGCATAGGATAGATCCGGCCTAGTACATATCATGGTATACATAATACTCCCTACTACGTTTGCATAAGGGATTTTGTTCATCTCTATCCTATCATCATCATTTTGTGGCCTTTGAGTATCAGAAAGTTTCAGGTGTTGTCCAAGAGGAACTGACACAATTCTAGATTCATGCATATTAAACTTCCTTAACACCTTGTTAATATAATCATTTTGGGTTAACCACAGTAAGCCTCTATTCCTGTCTCTTCTAATGTCAATGCCAAGAATTCTTCTAGCCTCTCCTAAGAATTTCATTTCAAACTTATCTTGCAGTTTAGATTTTAAACTCTTAATTTCATTCGAGTTATTGCTAGCAAtgagcatatcatcaacatataatAATAGATAAGACATATCAGATTCACTCATTCTCTTCATATAAACACAACTATCATATTGAGATTTCTCATAGCCTATATCATGCATATACTCATCAAACTTAAGGTACCATTGCCTAGATGCTTGTTTTAGACCATACAAAGATTTTTTAAGTAAGCAAACCTTTGTTTCATCACCTGGTAAGATGAAACCCTCAGGTTGTTGCATGTAGATGGTCTCATCAAGATCTCCATGGAGAAAAGCTGTTTTTACATCAAGCTGTTCCAGTTCCATGTTTCTCTGTGCCACCAAAGCTAAAACAAGTCTTATAGAACAATGTTTTACCACATGAGAGAATATTTCATTATAATCAACACCACTCCTTTGTGTAAAACCCCTGGCAACCAAACGAGCTTTGAATCTGATATGCTCTCCCTTTGCTGTCACTTCAATCTTCTTCTTGAAGATCCACTTACAACTAACAAGTTTCTGGTTCTTGGGCTTCTCCACCAGTATCCATGTTTTGTTGTTGGCTAATGAATGTAATTCATCCTGCATAGCCTTTAGCCATTTATCCTTTTCAGGACTGTTCATTGCTTCATTATATGTCTTTGGCTCAATATACTCTAGCTCTTCAGCAGTGCACAATGCATAATGCACAAGGTCAGCTTCTGCAAATCTTGCCGGTGGTTTTATGGTCCTCCTAACTCTGTCTCTGGTGAGCTGATAGCCCCTCAGATCTTGTCCTGCAGAGTCAGCCTGTTCTCCACTTGACTCTTCATCAAAATCAGTGTTATTCTCATGATTATTGACATCAAGCTCCACCTTAACCTGTGTCTGCACATTTTCTTTATTGACAGAAGCTTTTACCTCATTTGAGGTGGTTAGAAAAGGCAtattattttcatcaaaaataaCATCCCTGCTAATCACAATCTTATTGTTTCCAGGTTCAATACACCACAATCTATAACCTTTAACACCCTTTTGATAACCAATCATAACACATTTAATAGCTCTAGGATCAAGTTTATCTTGTTTTACATGagtgactcaacccaaaacacctaatggattgactcgcaatcgtacgaggtcgtcctagtgtaataagctaacccaagtcgtctctcaaggaaggctaaacagggctattgatcatgctacgcacagaaaacatgaaataaacctaaacactctaatcagaagtttgggtctcacactttctctccgattaactaatgcgtaattaaaataaagcatataaagttaactaggcaaaagatagaaagccaataagaatgcaagaaggcaaacaaagctagggttctaaactagcaatctagaaagcaatcatcaattcaacaccataaacaacgattatctaggcgaaataacatattaacatttaatcaaatgaatgttaagcaaacacacacaatcaaagagaatttcgcaagcaactcaacgacgaactaactagaacatggcatttgaacattaacgaaatcaactagagtttccaactccaacactaaaccaaacgatcataaacttgtaaacatcaaagattaataactacctaggcaagaactcaatcaagcataagattcgaatgcaagaaaatcttaatctccataaaagaaatctctaaatattcatcaacaagaaaggaaaagggtaaacaatagcaacaaactacgaatcacgtagattatctaaactcaacaacaattatctccaatcatcatattaatcaaaacacaaaataaagattcaaataaaccaaaggatttagaaaaccaagagaatctagaatcaacaacaatgaacttcaatcttcacattcatcaaatacataaaacacaaaactcaattaaccaaaagattcataaaaccaagagaatatagaatcaacaacaataatcttcaatcatcatattcattaaagacaagaaacaaagacttaaataaccaagggattcataaacaaagagaatcaaagggagttcttacaaaacatagcaatccaaggaaaaccaatccgatgaagtgttaattgacatccaaagcaatccaatgaatccaagattgaaagtaagtgttgtggaactctaaaaaccttaagaaagagGTGAAAATCGCCTCTTGGAGGCTGCTGGGTTCGAGAAGTGattaataaaaccctaaaaatgggtttttatactAAAAACCGTAACTGCCGAAAATTAAcagcggcggcggccgccgtgagacggcggcgccgtggacggcggccgccgtggcacggcgccgccgtgatgccCTTTCGCAGAAACTCCCAAAAAcgtgcacggcccgcgccgtggggctgcGGCGCcgtctggacggcggccgccgtggcgcgGCGGCGGCCGTAGGTTGTCTTCGAATTTTGCTTCAATCTATGCTGAAAAACTTGACAACTCTCGAATCCTGCACCTGACAACAGTATACCAAAaaggtcatcgagcacgtgaaaaataaggcaaagaggaataaaacatgctcgaaaACACGGTAGAACACTAGCAAGCACCGcccaaaaacgaggtaaacaacccccccacacttaaatccttgcttgtcctcaagccaCAAACACACAATCGAAAGAAAACCCACAGGCGATTCTTCTTACCAATCAAACTCAAACCAATCCAAGCCCTTCAAGAAATCAATGTCCcgcaatcaagtgttcaaagctaagatttaaaagtgcaacaacgaggtgatacaactcaatccgatcagacccagttctccgctaagggtgaatttcctaatgcaattccctttacaatcatgtctcattccttttcatattctttcactATTCGCATTAcgcttctcttctttttttttttttttttttttttgggttaagttattttcgctcttaatagatgggccatacTTCACGAGATttcacttttggaggtgatccaaaatgttctcgtgtggtttcccatgctcataatgaaatcattagaggagcagagacccagactatcagaagctcaacaaccaaccaaacatttcacaacagagacagatattaggaaattgcactgaaaacactccccttagcatctaccggacaaatcacgtcaagagttgctcatcagggtgttgcaccaaaaccttaaacttaTTACACTTCATAGGGAgcaaatcaatcaagaaaaacgaGGACACAATCCAaacagacacaatccagaatcgccaataAGTCACCATCAATCATGTGAAGTACTTAAAAGAAACAGGCAAGAAGAAAAAggaaggggaccattcgccccaagacAAACAACCAGGACAACAAAACCAAGCATGCAACGAATTGATAAAGCATCATAAACCGCATGCGGCACAACCAACAACATAACCAAGACAGGACCATAAGACCCCTACAACGAAAAATAACGGCCCTCCCCCACACAGAAAAACTTgcactgtcctcagggcatGAAAAGGATAAAGTTAGAGAAAGTCCCTGAATAGGAGTGCAATCAACACGGCGACGGCGGTAGAGAGAGCGGCGACCGAGAGCCTGTAAACCAAACAACCACAAAAcccacaagaaaaaaaaaaaaaaaaaaaaaaaacagcagaaaagcaagaaagaaaataaagacaAAACAAAAATGTACAAAGGTGGGTAAGAGGATGCTCAGTAGGGGCCCCGAGGGGGGCCCGGGGGGTGCCGGAACTGGTCCTGGTTCTGCAAAGAGAAGGAGGCCCACTGTCTCTCTAAGTCGGCGAGGTAGTAGTTCGTGTCAGTGAGGCCCTGGTTGGCGTCGGTGAGGCCCTGATTGTATTGGGCAAACCGAGCATCATAAGACGACACCTGTTCACGCAAGCGCGTGACTTCTCCGCCAATGGTGTTCACACGGCCGTAGACGTCGCCCAACTGTGCATGCATGGGTGTCACATAGCCACCAAGATGGTCCAGATGACCATAAATGTCGTCGATCCGAGCATAGATGCCGTCCACCGAGTCCTCCACTGAATCAAAACGGGAGGAGACCTCCTGGCGGAACTGGCCAAAGGACTCGTCAAAATGGGCCTGAAACTGCTGAAAGGCATTGGAGGGGCCCGCCTCAGGATCATAAACGAAAGCAGGTGGTGGGGCAGGTTCGTCgtactcctcctcatcatcttcctcatcaTTGTCATCTATGACCTGGCGCACCGAGGATGACGTGCCCTCGCCCCGTTGGAGTTGCTGCAAAACGGAACGGACATTGTGGCGTTTGGACTGTGGAATGATGGTGAAGTCTTTGGCCACAAAAGTCTTGAGCTCAGAGTGATCAATCGCCCTTGTCTCAGCGGCGCTTAGGTGTGAGGGAACCTGGTTCGGCGTGAAGAGGCCGAAATGGAGGGCCAGGGCGGTGGAGATGGGGCTCAGAGAAGGCTTGAAACCCCCATACCGGGCCATGCTGTGAAGCTGGTTCCAAATGATGGTCGTGGCGTCAATCTTCTTCTTCCGCTTTGCACACCATAGCATGTATAATTCAGTCTCATTGACCTTGTTGGCTTGCTCCTTGCCCAGAATGCAGAATGACACGAATTTGTGGAGCACGCCGATGTCGGCGTCAATGAGTTGGTTGCTCGGGGCACCTTGGCCGGTCCAAGTGGGCAATCCAGTCAGTTCTTTCCAAGCCTTAGCCGGCACCCACGTATCCGGGAATCCCTTCACTCGCTTCGGGTGAAACCCAAAGGCGTCACTCATAATCCGGTAGGTGACGACGCATGGCGTATTGAGCATACGGCAATGGAGCTGGGACTTGTCTGCGGTCATGTTGAGTGTGCAAAGGAACTCCAAGTGCAATGGAAGCAAACCCGGCGGCGTGGTTTGGGAAAACTTGTAGAGTCCCAAACTCTTCAAATGTACCGTGACGTCTTGGTCGAGTTGCGCCCTTCGGAGCAGGGGCCAATCGAGACATCGAGGCTGAGTCACCTTCTTCCCTTTAAGGGCCTTCCATCGAGTGCCCTCCCAGTCTTCAAAAATAGCAAAAGGAGCATTATAGACATGCCGGATGTCCTTCGGTGGCGAGGGAGGGCGGTGAATCGGCGAGGCCGGCTGCCGGCTAGAAGAGGCCGGCTGGCGTCTGGAAGAGGCCGGCTGGCGGCTGGAAGAGGCCGGCTGGCGGCTAGGAGAGGCTTGAGGGCTAGGCGGGGCCTCATCTTCGCTTTCGTCGACGACGAGGGGGCGGCGGTGCTTGTAGGTGGTGAGAGGTGCCATGGGAAGAGCCGGAAGTAGACTGCGGCGGCTGTGCTGATGGCGGGGGCGGTGGAGACAGCGGTGGCCGTGGGatacggcggcggccgtgagcacGGCGGCGGGCGTAAGCGGCGGGAGGAGAAAGGCTGGTCTGCTCTGCGTCGGCGGCTACGTACTGAAAACGGCGGTGGCTGCAGGGGTGTGGGTGATGGAGGTTTTTAAAGGTGGAGACGGGCTGGTGGGGGGTGGTGGCGGAGGTTGGTGTGCTGTGGTTGGCGGTGGGGAGTGGTGGTGGTGACGGCGGGTGGTGGCGTGGTGTTTATGGAGGTTGGTGTGAAGGTGGAGAAAAGGAGGTTGGAGGTGGTGGACGGTGGTGGTCGGATGTGGGTGGTCGAGGTGGTGGGGCGGCGATTATTGAGAAACGGAGAGAGAGATAGGGAGGGAGGCGGGAAGGTGGGGGGAGGCAGCTAGGGTTGGGTTCTTTTAAAGGGTGGGGACGGGCCGGGCTGGGCTTAGCGGGCTGGGCTGGgggtgacggcggccgccgtgggacggcgccgccgtgcacCCCCTTCGGGGTTTTTGTGTAAAGAGCTGGTGAAAAAAGGTGGCTGCGCCCGCcgtgaggcggcggcgccgtgcacggcggccgccgtgagacggcgccgccgtccccccTTTCGGCGTTTTGTGTAGATTTTGAAGATTTTGGTGGCAGCAAttggcggcgcccgccgtgtggcggcggcggccgtgtgcggcggccgccgtgagacggcgccgccgtccctccCCTTCGGCTTTTTGCTGAATTCAGCCAGAATTACACTCTTTGGGCTCGGGGACAGTCCGGTACGCCTATTTCCTGCAGCACCACAAAAGAACACCAATGAAAACCCAACTAACACCGGCAACAACAGGAAACAACACCTCAAGGACTCACTCCacacaaaacaaaaaggaaaagagaaaagaagaaacgtgggttgcctcccacgaaGCGCTCTAGTTAAGGTCGAGAGCTCGACGGTATTAAGCTTGTCAAAACAAAGGGTCGTGGAGTGCTTGGGACTCCACTACGGCGGTAGCCACTTCATGCTCCAAGTAGGGCTTCACTCTATGCCCATTGACGGTAAACGTCTCTTCGTTGTTCTCCTTGCTTAAGATCACAGCGCCATGAGGGAGAATCTCCTTAAGAATGAAAGGGCCACTCCAACGAGACTTGAGCTTGCCCGGGAAAAGTTTCAACCTTGAGTTGAACAAAAGAACTTTCATTCCGGGTTGGAGATTCTTTGGCACAATACGGCTATCATGCAACCTCTTGACCTTGTCTTTGTAGATCCTTTCATTCTCGTACGCCTCGTTGCGCAATTCATCGAGTTCTTCCATTTGCAAGGCTCTGTGCTTCCCCGCGGTAGTAATGTCGCAATTGGTGGCCTTGATTGCCCAATAAGCTCGGTGCTCAACCTCCACCGGTAAGTGGCATGCTTTACCGTAGACAAGGCGGTAGGGGCTCATTCCCAGGACTCCTTTGAAGGCGGTGCGATACGCCCACAAGGCATCATTGAGCTTAAGAGACCAATCCTTACGCGAGGGTTGGACAGTCTTTTCCAGTAtgcccttgatttgccgattaCTTGTTTCGGCTTGGCCCGAGGTTTGAGGATGATAAGGTGTGGCCACCTTGTGAGTGATGCCGTTTTTCCTCATAAGCTTCTCAAAAagcttgttgcagaagtgtttGCCTCCATCACTGATTATGGCCTTGGGAAATCCAAATCTACATAATATGTTCTCCTGCACAAACTTCAAGacgacattagcatcacatgtccttgTGGGgatggcttcaacccacttggacacataatcAACGGCAAGCAAGATATATTCAAAACCGTAATACATAGGGAAGGGGCCCATGAAATCtatgccccacacatcaaaaatcTCCACAATAAGAATGTTCGTGAGGGGCATTTCATTCCTGCGCCCAATTGTCCCAACTCTTTGGCACCGATCACAAGCAAGGAAAAAAGAATGAGCATCTTTAAAAAGGGTTGGCCAAAACAAACCGGATTGGAGGACCTTATGAGCCGTCTTTTGTCCACCAAAATGCCCACCACAATGGGCTTCATGGCAAAGCTTCAACACTTGTCGTTGCTCCATATCCGGGATGCATCTCCGAATCACCTCGTCCTTTCCCAACTTGAAAAGGTAAGGATCTTCCCAATAGTATTGCCTGCACGTAGCCAAAAACCTTTTCCTCTCTTGGGATGTTAGATCGGGCTTAATTCCCCACAAGCAAGGTAGTTGACAATATCAGCAAACCAAGGCACAGAGGCAATTTCATAAGTATGCTCAAACGGAAAAGACTCATGTATGACATCTTGACTCGATTCAACCACTTTATGCTCAAGTCTAGACAAGTGATCGGCAACAGAGTTTTCACTGCCCTTCCTATCCTTAATCTCAAGATCAAATTCTTGCAATAATAAAATCCAACGGATAAGACGTGGCTTAGCTTGGGACTTAGTCAACAAGTACCTTAGAGCCGCATGATCACTATGGACAATTACTTTAGAGCCTATGATATAAGCACGAAACTTGTCTAAAGCAAAAACCACAGCAAGCAACTCTTTCTCAGTGGTAGTGTAATtcacttgtgcactattcaaagtcaagctagcatagtaaatcacacgcaaCATTTTGTCAAAACGTTGACCAAGAACGGCCCCCACAGCGGAGTTTGAAgcatcacacataatctcaAAAGGCAAAGACCAATTAGGTGCAACAACAACAGGTGCAGTGCTCAACTTAAGCTTCAGCAATTCAAAAGCATGCATGCACgtttcatcaaaatcaaaatccacATCTTGGGCAAGCAGACGACATAAAGGTTGGGTAATCTTAGAGAAatccttaatgaaacgccggtaaaacccGGCATGACCTAGGAAACTCCTA
The genomic region above belongs to Salvia miltiorrhiza cultivar Shanhuang (shh) chromosome 5, IMPLAD_Smil_shh, whole genome shotgun sequence and contains:
- the LOC131026008 gene encoding 3-oxoacyl-[acyl-carrier-protein] synthase I, chloroplastic-like, producing the protein MMASASDSGVTPAGIGGCVACSALSMRNEQPHKASRPWDIHCDGFIMGEGAGILIMESMEHAMKRGARVYVEYLGGAATCDAHHITDPHPDGLGVASCMIKSLKDAGVAAEEVNYVNAHATSTRAGDLPELKAIKKVFNNTSELKINATKVKLTFIFTLRLLINNMVSTAFFVKPENTALKKNVIFTSKFRRYIHPAR